In the Astatotilapia calliptera chromosome 5, fAstCal1.2, whole genome shotgun sequence genome, one interval contains:
- the LOC113021777 gene encoding butyrophilin subfamily 2 member A1-like isoform X2: MKTLHAVFTGAAPKLFVGILNITEYRVQLRCEVRGASPKPRVEWRDSDGNILPAEQPQVSHRDGRYDITLLTTVTRTNTNIFHCVATQEEIGHVTEEEIHVPDQLFESCDGVGVIVSVFASGFSVTVFASLLLFSACIKCC, translated from the exons ATGAAAACG CTTCATGCTGTGTTCACAGGTGCAGCTCCGAAGCTATTTGTTGGGATCCTGAACATCACGGAGTACAGGGTGCAGCTGAGGTGTGAGGTCAGAGGTGCGTCTCCAAAGCCTAGAGTGGAGTGGAGGGACAGCGATGGGAACATCCTTCCTGCTGAGCAGCCACAGGTGTCACACAGAGACGGCCGCTATGACATCACCCTCCTCACCACGGTGACCAGGACAAACACCAACATCTTCCACTGCGTGGCCACACAGGAGGAGATCGGCCATGTGACTGAAGAAGAGATCCATGTTCCAG atcagctgttcGAGTCCTGCGATGGAGTCGGTGTGATCGTTTCTGTATTTGCTTCTGGATTCTCTGTCACTGTGTTTGCGTCTCTGTTGCTGTTCTCAGCTTGTATTAAATGTTGTTGA
- the LOC113021777 gene encoding uncharacterized protein LOC113021777 isoform X1, translating to MFSSVFKAKTLQLLFLCLFPLTVTAVTTGHENGAAPKLFVGILNITEYRVQLRCEVRGASPKPRVEWRDSDGNILPAEQPQVSHRDGRYDITLLTTVTRTNTNIFHCVATQEEIGHVTEEEIHVPDQLFESCDGVGVIVSVFASGFSVTVFASLLLFSACIKCC from the exons atgttttcttctgtttttaaggCAAAAActctgcagcttttatttttgtgtctctttCCTCTGACTGTGACTGCAGTAACAACAGGACATGAAAACG GTGCAGCTCCGAAGCTATTTGTTGGGATCCTGAACATCACGGAGTACAGGGTGCAGCTGAGGTGTGAGGTCAGAGGTGCGTCTCCAAAGCCTAGAGTGGAGTGGAGGGACAGCGATGGGAACATCCTTCCTGCTGAGCAGCCACAGGTGTCACACAGAGACGGCCGCTATGACATCACCCTCCTCACCACGGTGACCAGGACAAACACCAACATCTTCCACTGCGTGGCCACACAGGAGGAGATCGGCCATGTGACTGAAGAAGAGATCCATGTTCCAG atcagctgttcGAGTCCTGCGATGGAGTCGGTGTGATCGTTTCTGTATTTGCTTCTGGATTCTCTGTCACTGTGTTTGCGTCTCTGTTGCTGTTCTCAGCTTGTATTAAATGTTGTTGA